A portion of the Gorilla gorilla gorilla isolate KB3781 chromosome X, NHGRI_mGorGor1-v2.1_pri, whole genome shotgun sequence genome contains these proteins:
- the USP26 gene encoding ubiquitin carboxyl-terminal hydrolase 26: MAALFLRGFVQIGNCKTGISKSKEAFIEAVERKKKDRLVLYFKSGKYSTFRLSDNIQNVVLRSYRGNQNHLHLTLQNNNGLFIEGLSSTDAEQLKIFLDRVHQNKVQPPVRPGKGGSVFSSTTTQKEINKTSFHKVDEKSSSKSFEIAKGSGTGVLQRMPLLTSKSSTLTCGELSENQHKKRKRMLSSSSEMNEEFLKENNSVEYKKSKADCSRCVSYNREKQLKLKELEEDKKLECESSCIMNATGNPYLDDIGLLQALTEKMVLAFLLQQGYSDGYTKWDKLKLFFELFPEKICHGLPNLGNTCYMNAVLQSLLSIPSFADDLLNQSFPWGKIPLNALTMCLARLLFLKDTYNIEIKEMLLLNLKKAISAVAEIFHGNAQHDAHEFLAHCLDQLKDNMEKLSTIWKPKSEFGEDNFPKQVFADDPDTSGFSCPVITNFELELLHSIACKACGQVILKTELNNYLSINLPQRIKAHPSSIQSTFDLFFGAEELEYKCAKCEHKTSVGVHSFSRLPRILIVHLKRYSLNEFCALKKNDQEVIISKYLKVSSHCNEGTRPPLPLSEDGEITDFQLLKVIRKMTSGNISVSWPATKESKDILAPHIGSDKESEQKKGQTVFKGASRRQQQKYLGKNSKPNELESVYSGDRAFIEKEPLAHLMTYLEDTSLCQFHKAGGKPASSPGTPLSKVHFQTVPENPKQKKYVKTSKFVAFDRIINPTKDLYEDKNIRIPERFQKVSEQTQQCDGMRICEQAPQQALPQSFPKPGTQGHTKNLLRPTKLDLQKSNRNSLLALGSNKNPRNKDILDKIKSKAKETKRNDKGDHTYRLISVVSHLGKTLKSGHYICDAYDFEKQIWFTYNDMQVLGIQEAQMQEDRRCTGYIFFYMHNEIFEEMLKREENAQLNSKKVEETLQKE, from the coding sequence ATGGCTGCCCTATTCCTACGTGGTTTTGTCCAAATAGGGAACTGCAAGACTGGGATATCTAAGTCAAAAGAAGCATTCATTGAAGcagtggaaagaaagaagaaagatagaCTGGTGCTGTATTTCAAAAGTGGAAAATATAGCACTTTTCGGCTAAgtgataatattcaaaatgtagTCCTTAGATCCTATAGAGGAAACCAAAATCACCTGCATTtaactttacaaaataataatggctTGTTTATTGAAGGATTATCCTCCACAGATGCTGAACAATTGAAGATATTCTTGGACAGAGTTCATCAAAACAAGGTTCAGCCACCTGTGAGACCTGGTAAGGGTGGGAGTGTTTTTTCTAGCACAACAACACAGAAGGAAATCAACAAAACTTCATTCCACAAAGTTGATGAGAAATCAAGTAGCAAATCTTTTGAGATAGCAAAAGGAAGTGGGACAGGTGTCCTTCAGAGGATGCCTTTGCTTACATCAAAATCATCAACACTTACTTGCGGAGAGTTATCAGAAAATCAGcacaagaagaggaaaagaatgcTCTCATCTAGCTCAGAGATGAATGAGGAattcttgaaagaaaataattctgtaGAATACAAGAAATCCAAGGCAGATTGTTCGAGGTGTGTAAGCTATAATCGAGAGAAACAATTGAAGTTAAAAGAGTTAGAAGAGGATAAGAAATTGGAATGTGAATCTTCATGCATCATGAACGCTACTGGAAATCCTTACCTAGATGACATTGGACTTCTCCAAGCTCTCACTGAGAAAATGGTTTTGGCATTTCTGTTACAACAAGGGTATAGTGACGGTTACACAAAGTGGGataaattaaaactattttttgaattatttccagAGAAAATATGCCACGGCCTCCCCAATTTGGGAAACACCTGTTATATGAATGCAGTGTTACAGTCTCTACTTTCAATCCCATCGTTTGCTGATGATTTACTTAATCAGAGTTTCCCATGGGGTAAAATTCCCCTTAATGCTCTTACCATGTGCTTGGCACggctactttttttaaaagatacctaTAATATAGAAATCAAGGAGATGTTACTCTTGAATCTTAAAAAGGCCATTTCAGCAGTTGCAGAGATATTCCATGGCAATGCACAGCACGATGCTCATGAGTTTTTAGCTCACTGTTTAGATCAACTGAAAGATAACATGGAAAAACTCAGCACAATTTGGAAGCCTAAAAGTGAATTTGGGGAAGATAATTTTCCTAAACAGGTTTTTGCTGATGATCCTGACACCAGTGGGTTTTCTTGCCCTGTCATTACTAATTTTGAGTTAGAGTTGTTGCACTCCATTGCTTGTAAAGCTTGTGGTCAGGTTATTCTCAAGACAGAACTGAATAATTACCTCTCCATCAACCTTCCCCAAAGAATAAAAGCACATCCTTCATCTATTCAGTctacttttgatcttttttttggAGCAGAAGAGCTTGAGTATAAATGTGCAAAATGTGAGCACAAGACTTCTGTTGGAGTGCACTCATTCAGTAGGCTACCTAGAATCCTTATTGTTCACCTCAAACGCTATAGCTTGAATGAGTTTTGTGCATTAAAGAAGAATGACCAGGAAGTCatcatttccaaatatttaaaggtGTCTTCTCATTGCAATGAAGGCACCAGACCACCTCTTCCCTTGAGTGAGGATGGAGAAATTACAGATTTCCAATTATTAAAAGTTATTCGAAAGATGACTTCTGGAAACATCAGTGTATCATGGCCTGCAACAAAGGAATCCAAAGATATCCTGGCTCCACACATTGGATCAGATAAGGAGTCTGAACAAAAAAAAGGCCAGACAGTCTTTAAAGGGGCAAGCAGAAGACAGCAGCAAAAGTACCTTGGAAAAAATTCTAAACCAAATGAGCTAGAATCTGTATACTCAGGAGATCGAGCATTCATTGAAAAAGAACCGTTAGCTCACTTAATGACGTATCTGGAAGATACCTCACTTTGTCAGTTCCACAAAGCTGGAGGTAAACCTGCCAGCAGCCCAGGCACACCTCTCTCAAAAGTTCACTTTCAAACAGTGCCCGAAAAtccaaaacagaagaaatatgTGAAAACCAGTAAGTTTGTAGCTTTTGATAGGATTATCAATCCTACTAAAGAtttgtatgaagataaaaatatcagaATTCCAGAAAGATTCCAAAAAGTGTCTGAACAGACTCAGCAGTGTGACGGTATGAGAATCTGTGAACAAGCCCCTCAGCAGGCActgcctcaaagctttccaaagcCAGGCACCCAGGGGCACACAAAGAACCTCCTAAGACCTACAAAATTAGATCTACAGAAGTCTAACAGGAATTCCCTACTTGCATTGGGTTCCAATAAGAATCcaagaaacaaagacattttagATAAGATAAAATCTAAAgccaaggaaacaaaaagaaatgataagggAGATCATACCTACCGGCTCATTAGTGTTGTCAGCCATCTTGGGAAGACTCTAAAGTCAGGCCATTATATCTGTGATGCCTATGACTTTGAGAAACAGATCTGGTTCACTTACAATGATATGCAGGTGTTAGGTATCCAGGAGGCCCAGATGCAGGAGGATAGGCGTTGCACTGGGTACATCTTCTTTTACATGCATAATGAGATCTTTGAAGAGATgttgaaaagagaagagaatgccCAGCTTAATAGCAAGAAGGTAGAGGAGACCCTTCAGAAGGAGTAA